AATGTAattatctaattaattaatttctttttttatgaaaaattctttttccacGAAAATGACAACTATGACAATATATTGGACATgaaaatgataccgttatcaTTACTAGGTATATAGATACATTATTTCTTGATAACGATAAGTAAATGTTTACCTTTTGATTTTTCTCCATGTCACTCTCATTGTCCGGATGATCTGAAAAACAGTAGAGTAGAGATTGATAACGTGTGTCTGGTACAATTATACATTCATCCTATTACCAAGCATTTTTTAGTTTAGAATGAGTGCAATCATCTCAACGTGTCGTTTGTAATTGTTTATTACCATCGTTGAATACTACTTTGtacttaattttaataatttaatcgtGTGCGTTTGTGGAAGTATGACGTAGTTTTATATTCGTTTACGGTTCGTTTTCACGTGTATAAAACGAGTTTTCATCGATACAAACGGACATTCTTAACAATCGGCATTTGTTAATCAAGCAATAACGAGCTAACGAGTAAATGGCACTCGTACCTTGACGCATACCGAATTCAATTAATCCTTGCACGCCATTCGAATAATTGTTACATTGTTGTTGCAGTTGATTGGAATACATGTATGCTAATCCACTAGATtataaagtaattttaaagTGGAAGCCTTTCCAGGAATACTCGTCGCTTATATTTTCCTACGTTGACGATATAGATCAGTCAATTCCAAGCAGATTGatcgttttattaaaaaaactaTTAAGTTTTGAAATCAAAGATTGGtgaacgaaagaaaagaaaggaatccTCTTTAAGAAGAGTCTATAAGAAGCTATAAGCAATCCCTGGTGTTATAGTAATCACAATACAACGGGGTTAAAGAACTGGCTATTATTGTCATCGTACGAGGAACGCCAGTAGAAAGTAACCTGTTACGTCAgtcattaatatttaagtCACTATGGTAATTTGTTGCTTCCGAATTAGGTCACGGTCCAATCAGGCATCGAGAGAAAGACGATTTAACCCGAGTTGCTCTCCCAAATATCGCGTTAAGGTTCATTGATGACTTTGATGTTTAGCGTGTTGTCTGCTGCAGGGGTTATCGATCACTCCCCTTACAAATTTAGCCAAATAATTATACTAATTAGGAAAAGTTTCAGAAACTATGGTGTTTTAGTATTAATCATTTTGTGCTTCAGCGTTGAGGCGACGATTCgaagtaaaatttttatcacGATATCGTTGTAATTGCCACTTACACAATAGGTCGAAGATATGAAAATTTTCGGtctcatttaaaattagataATCTGTCGGAATTATTGAATACTAATTGTAAAGAAAGTTTTTCATGTGATTTCATGTGATTTTGTTATTCACCAGGAAATTCGTATCAATTTCTTCGAGTGTAAATAGTtgctttttgaaaaaaaaaaaaaataaagaagaaataatacatactataattgtataatttcGTGAATTAAATTGATCGAATAGTAAAGTAAAACTAAGGGAATGTTTGTTAAACATGCGCGGAATACCTCGTATTTCGTTGATAGAAGCTTTTCTTTCGTCCATATTCGCCTGTCGAATGATAAAACGAACCTGTTGGTATAACGTTAACTGGGATACTGCTTCAATTTCTCAATTGTGTTACCTTCTTATGATTATCTGCTCTTATCAGTCGAAACATGAAAGCTAACAATTAATTCCGGAGCCGTTTATCGGGTTTGATAGGGTCGAAATTGTTTAAAACAtactttgtaaattaaaaaagtcTTCTTGAGGTTCAAACCGCAAGAAACaagatgaaataaatttattaatggCAACGAAGACGCAATGGAAAATATGAGTGAagtagtttaattaaaataatttattgaatcATGTGTACAGAATACACGAGATGGAAATATTCTTTTTGAAATGCTACGCATTTAACGGATATCGATCTTAATACTTCCGGTAATGGAATCCCCGGATTGAtggattttattaaaaatttgtattccaGATAAACGTGTAATATTTATCAGTAGATAAGttctaaataacaaaataatttacaattaatgATAACATGATACAATGTAGATAGCGTTTCTACTtatgtattataaaatgataaaataaatcgatactttatatttatttaaaataataaaattaatttataagtCGACCGGCATTCGAGATTGGGCGCATCGAAAGAaacaatgaaagtttaaaCTTGTGATTGTGTAAGGGAAGTTGAATTGGGAGAGGGTTACAATAGTTTACAATAATggataattgtattttataacATTAAATTTCGTCGTAATAGAACTGTGATGTGTTGATTCGTTTGCACCGAAATGACTATCGACAGGTTGCATGTTACTTGCGAAAAGTAACGGTATACTTCTGGAGCTTTCACGTCGAACGCCATCTAATTTGTGAGTCTGGATTCACGTTTTACAGGAAAGGCTCGTCATTGCGTGTAGAGACGAGTATTATTTCGAGTTCACATTATGGGGTTCGATGTGAACCGATTTCAGGGCGAAGTTGACGAAGAACTTGTTTGCCCGATATGTTCCGGAGTTCTAGAGGATCCTGTCCAGGTATTATTCTGTTTTACTCATTAATGATTGAATGTTCCCAATGAACCAGTTTTGTGCGTTTACGCAAAACTAACCTTACTTTTcttctatctttttttcttcataaTATTCCTACACTTCTCATTGattctttcaaaatatttgCCGAATGATGTCAATTATTGCTTTCATTTATTGCTTTAAATATcatgatttatattttaaaaaatattacaattttcattcataATGTCAAATAATTGGTTAAATTTTTTACAACTTCCCTACTGTCAAAGTGATAGTACAGTCTTATTTATCcttgtaaatgaaataaatgtaaataaatgtattttacaaattatagaGGATgttaatgtatatttattatgtatgtttaaatatactaataaaagttttgtaaaatatttagtTTGGCTTAAAGACTGGTAGGTGAGCAATATGTTACAGGCACCTGTATGTGAACATGCCTTTTGTCGTACGTGCATTAATGAATGGATAAACAGACAACCTACCTGTCCCTTGGATCGTACACCAATCACATCTGCTCAGCTCAGAGCAGTTCCAAGAATTCTTCGAAATTTGTTGGCTCGTCTGTGCATTAGTTGTGATAATATTATGTATGGATGTCAAGTAGTAGTCAAGCTTGACAGTTTAGTGTCACATTTGGAGCAATGTGAATATAACCCTAAGAGACCGATGCTTTGTGAACAAGGATGCAGTCTTATCATTCCCAAGAATGAACTAAAAGATCATAATTGTGTAAGAGAACTTAGAAACATCATACATTCTCAACAACAAAAGCTAGCTGACATGAAGCGTGAATTAGGTGAACAGCAGCTCCAAATAAATGAGCATAAAAGGGAAATACATCTTCTAAAAGATTTTATGAGAGCTTTGAGAGTTTCAAATCCTGCAATGCGAGCTATTGCTGATCAAATGGAAAGGGATGAAGTTGTAAGATGGTCTGCTACTCTTCCCAGAGCAAGGGTGACTAGATGGGGAGGAATGATTTCCACACCTGATGAATTGTTACAGGTATTGTAATTTATTGCTTGATGTAACTTACTGTTAATCAATTCTAGTAATTAATGAAACATAATATTGTAGACAATGATAAAGAGAACTTTGTCAGAATATAATTGTCCACCACACGTGATCGATGAACTAATGGAGAATTGTCATGAAAGAAAGTGGCCTCCAGGCTTAAATTCTCTTGAAACAAGACAGAATTCTAGACGCCAGTATGACAATTATGTTTGCAAAAGAGTTCCAGGAAAGCAAGCAGTGTTAGTTCTTTATTGCGATAATACACACATGCCAGAAGATATGATGGTTGAACCTGGATTAGTGATGATTTTTGCACATGgcatagaataaaattttataccaATGTTCTATGCATGCcaagatattttaaaattcatttattctgtTGTTTGTTATATTCACcatgattaatattcaaggtGTATGGAATATCTTTGTACTTATGTGCAGATACTAGGATATTCGCATAACGTATCTTGCAATTACTAATGCAggatattttttcaaaagtatTGAAATGAACAAACGACATGCCTTTTGTGATAAACAATTGTACAGACACAATTGCCACAAACAAAAATCTAATTGAATGTCTGGATCTTTACACTGTGATATACTATTTCATTGAGAAAGTTCCTGAAATTGCGTGATAAATAGTAACCAGGTTTTAGTTGGCTTGAATAATTCTTTGTACCTTCCTTTCTATGAATCTGAGTTTCTCTTCATGAGATTTGATAAACCAACTATTTGTCAACTATTTCAGGAAAGTTTTTACATATATAGAAGTCTGTAAGTGTTTTATTATAATGCTTTAGACAAGTAAGAAACAAAAAACATAGAAATTATCAATATGGTAATTACTACTATTAAGGTTTAAATGTGTTTTGGAGGATGAGTATCAGATGTTAGAGAAAAGAATGATTACCTTTTGTCTCAACGTTATTTatatgattttaataaaaactttTAAAAATGCATCCAATGAAATAATCATGCTATGCAACGATCATTTACACAAATTAAATCTTCTAAGCAAGCACAgctgtaaatatttataatttacaagaTTTATAAGAATGCTACGTGCATATTTCACcttcaaatgaataattttaaaataacgGTTCGAATTCTGTCCAGGTAGTAATTTATAATGCGTATGACTAAATTAAATGACGTAAAATTTCTTCAGTATCCTTTCCGAAACTGATTTTTTGAGATATATGATTTAAGAAAAGTACCAATGATTAGCGTATGAAAAGTATTTGACCCGTGAAGTGTCTTTAAACAAGCATACAATAAGGTACTAATTTTTGTCTTTGCACAAATACGAAATATGTTAGCTTCTTAAAACACCCTATGTATCGTTACGTGTAAAATGtttcataatattttacatttaagcTTTTTATTTCACTACATTGGTGCATCAAGAAatgttacatatttttctttagaCCTTTAACATATTAATCATGAGTTACTATTGATTTACTCGCCTCTATAactctattatttttttttttatacggATTCATATGACACATTTTtcagtaatttaaaaaataaacattcaATGTTAATGCATTGAGTactaagcaattagtatgCTATTGAATAATTCTTACAATAAAAgttctcattttattttgaattgaaattttttttacactGCCTTTAAATTAAATCTCGATTGATATgcttaatgaaaaaatttgtGTAACATCGAAACATTCTTATCAAATACTAGTATTATAGTATATGTTCTCAGTACTCAATGTATTAAATGTTGAACATTGTACTTTTAACTCAAGATTAATACGTGTACTCAGAGAtaacaaataattttgtatacaAGTTGATAGTTGTTATGAATACAATAAATCTGATTTTATGTATCATAAATCATTtatagtttattttattttatttgcacGTGAAAACACTGCATAATTTTTATCtacttataataaaattagtatAACTTGAACATAAAAAGAATTCATGCtgtgaatattattaattatattactttattcatttttgttttaatttttctaaatgtttgtatacaaaaaaaaatgtctCAGCAATATTACATAActtataacatttattatagCATAATATGTTCTTTGGTTGTATATTACAATACCTTCTCaaaaaattcttaataatattttattttatttttagttcAACATCTTGGAATTCACCTAATACGAAACGTAATAACATATAGCTTACCCaagaatttaaataatcaCTGATAAATGTAGTGGAGATACTATCTTTCTCATCGTGAAATGTGGATGAAAAGTAACGACGTTCAGTCTTATTGCATGTTTTCAAAACAAGGTATacgttttttgaaaatttgtgtgtccttatattgttttttaaaaaatttgtattaagGCACGCTAGGAATGTGCAGGATTATTCTTGAAATCTTAATACATCATTTGGTAGGCCCTGAGATATGGCACTCGATActttacaattataatttttgacCAACGGATTACTTTAGACGCttaaaatactaaaatatgtatttttattaaaaagaagaaagaaagaaagaatgttAAGTCTCAGGAATCGTAGAAAACTCCATGAGCGTTTATGAACACAAATTTCTTTATCAAAATATACTCGTCAAGATCATTGTCTAAAGAAAAGACGGAACAACGATGTACATTCATTTTAAGTGCACTTTTAAGTCATGTTCTCAGAGATTTTTATATCGTTGGGCATACACCAGCGATAACTTGTCCATAAGCACGTTCAGGACCCAAAGTGACAGGTCTCATGTTGATATGAACATTGGTGATACATCCAACATATTGTGCCTGCGAGGTACTTCCTCGTAATTTTCTTCCAAGCATCGGATGACCACCGATGTAAATCGGATGTTTGGACATAACTCCTGCATAATTTTTACCACCGATTCCTGCTGGAGCTGCTTTATGGTCCACCGATAATAGCACGGCATTCTTCTGTTTCACAGCTATATAAAAAGAtacaacaataataaaaaaaaatgattcacGTTTTCTATCAAATATTCATCGTTACATTACCTCGAATATTATGCCAGTTGCCATCGCATAAAGAATTCGGGTTTGTTGGTTCGAAGGAAGTTTCTATCGAACCTTTAGCTGTTTTCACAAGAAATTTAACCGTCCCATTTATCATTTCCAAAACCACATAATCCCGTTTTCCATGGACAGATAACAAATGACCAGAAGCCGAACGTGGCTTAATATCCATTTGAATGTCCACTGTTCTACCAACTGTGAATCTGTCCACTGAAATTTTATCATACAATGAATGgtgtataaatttaattttgagaaGAAATGAACAAAGACGACTTACCTGCTTTGAACAGATTGGTACCATTGCCAGGGTAGAAGAACAATCCTGGCTCAACTCGTTTCGAACATGGAATTACACCCACTTTGTTAATGGGTTCACCAACTGGTTGTCCATTCACCATAAAGTTTCCAAGACATCCATTGAAAGTTTTGTCCAAGCCCTGAAATCAAGGTAATAACcattttcattcaaaatcCGTACGATCTTTTatcttaataaaaatatataaagatcatttatatttacaatCATGCTTTGCACTTTGCTGGATATATCTGGGATCACTCCTCCCACATAGAACGGTGGGTTAACATTCATAATGTCCGTTGTTCCTTGAGAATATCCAGTGACAGCGTTGTTCTCGTCAACTATAAGCTCTCCGTAGTTACCTTGTCTTTTGAATATTACAATGTGCCATTCGTTGTCGTTTATCTTCTTGCCGCTGATCAGCAAAGCTGGTCCACTTCCACAGTCAAATGTATAGTGAAGCTTAAAAATGATGTAACAGGAGACACGGTTAAAATACAATATCGGTACATTGTGACAATTGTAAACTTTTcataagaaaattaaacattttaccCTTCCGTCGCTAATGTACAAAGCGATCAAATTCTCGTTAGCATGATCTGAAGTATAGAATATTATTCCCTCTTCGGCCATGGTTTTCACGTCAATTTGGAAGTCATAGTCATTCCTGTACCTTCCATTCAGAGACCTATATTCCAACAAGCTGTTCCTCGCAATTCCTGAAAATACGATTTCATTCTTgcattcaaatttcaattttccattgTACAAAATGATTGTTAGGAAACCGTACCGAATCGCCAAGTATTTTCCAAGTCAGGATCTACAGCTGGGTAATAAGGAAGACGACACTGATCAACGTGTATCGGTGCCGGGGTGGTAGGTTTCATGGTCGTTGGTACTTCATCATGATTACCGCGTCCCTCTAAAGCAGGTTCTTCTTTGTCTGGTTCTTCTACCGAATCAATATCGATAATATCTAGTAAAATTGATAGGTCAAAGATTAGATTATTCCATTCTGTTTATAAATGATAGTCGTATCATTATCGACAAGCTATGCTTACTAATCTGGGTGGATCCTTCAACATTATCGTCTGGACTTTCCGTGGGGAGCGGAAGAGGTACGCCATCAGGTTCTGGTTCAACTACAGGTGGCAAAGCTAAACAAAAACAATGAATTTAATCTTAAAccgtttttcattttctttttataattcataGACTATCAAGCGTAGTCGAAGCATCGATCACTTACAGGATGGATCACCACCCTTACACTTTCCTAAGAAGGCATGGGGTCTCTCTGTTGTGTTTGCGAAATTGATAATCACACCATTGAGCGTCGCATCACCGATGCACCCAACGAAGGGTGTCATCGCTCCCGTTGGAGGAATGCCAAAAGCAGCGGGTAAGCCACCGATGTACAAGCTGCCAGAGGGTATCAGTAAGGTGGGTGGTGCCTCGGTGGTGGTGTAATTCTTCGTGTCATCAATGTCCAGTTTCAACGAGTCTCCCGAATGCGTGGCCGTAATCACATGCCACTCGTTATCGTTGAACTTCATACCGTTGATACCTGTTTTCAACTCTAATCCCTGGCTGTTGAACACTAGGACACCGTCTATCAGCGACAAATAGCTAACCACACCTTTCTCGTGGTCAGTTACGTAGAAGATTAAACCATCATTTGCCAAGGTCTTAAACTTCAAGTTCACCTGAAGAGCGTTTGGTACAGAGATGTTGTGCCACCTTACGTAACCAGATGTATTCTCCTCGAAGAACACCATACTGGCAAACTGTAAACAGAGATTTCTATCTTCATAAATGTAACAAGGATAATCCTCTATAGGAATTTGTAACATTACCCTGACTGGACAGCCGGGAGCGACTCCAAACGCTTGAATGTTGCGGGTCAGATCAACTATAGTGTCCATGATGACCACGTCGTCGATGCAACCTTCGAATCCTTCGTGGGTCACAGGCTGATATGGATGTTTAGCATTCGGTGGGTATCCACCGAAGTAGATGGTATCAGAGGACACCAGAGTCTTGCTGTTTCCTGTGGCTCTGTCATTTACCACGTGTACACCGTCTACCTTGAGCACCCCCTTCTTTTCAAATCTGAGAGCCTCCAGGTTGTGCCAGCTTCCATCGTTGTACACATTTGTGGATCTCAGGCTGATCTCTCCATCCCCGAGGTCATACTGATAGAGCACGTGGCCGTCCCTCATCTCTAAGGAAAGGAACTGCCTGCCTTTGCCCATCAAGTAGATCAATCCATCAGGTGCAAACGTCTTAAAGTTCAATTTGATGCTGAACTTTTTGCTGTCCGGTGATATCTGGAAGCTCCTCTTGCTTAGAATGGCGAATCCATGCTTGTCGAACCTATAGCCAGTGCTTGGCTGGAAATTGATCAGCTTGTCTCTCTCGATGGCTGCCTTCTGATTATTCTCTCCGTCCATAAAGTTCCAGAAGGAGACAGGTGTATCCTCTCCTATCACAAGATCCTCCATTTCACCCTCGAACGAGGATGCTGTGACAGCGTCCTGCATGTTAAAGGACGAAGGATATCCACCAACGAACAGCTTCGAGTGTTCTGGATCCACGTTGAATATGTAGTACGAGCCAGGTAACACGTGTGCCTTCTCGTACATCCGATCCTTGCCCTCGCCGATGTCCTCGCGAACGATCAGCTTAACATTTTTACCCGTTCGATCGACGATTATCTGTCGCCAAACATTGTCGGACACgagtttattattgattatcTTTTCAGGTCCGGATCCGAGGTCGATTATCAGCACTGGATACCCGCTTTCGATCAGAAGAGCCATGAAATCGCGTGTCTTTGATCGAGGTAACTTGCCGTTCTCTTCGTTACCAAGGTACAGCAAGAAACCATTCGTCTTGTTCGTTCTAAAGTAGAGGGATACTTTCGTAGACGTAGCCAGCAGAGGTAGATTCTCAGGATTCTTCAGTTCGAGAGTAGTGTTTCTGTAGAAAGTCAGACCAACCTTGAAACGATCAGCCAATTCCCTGGCGTTAGCGATCTTGTTCTTCAACGCCTCGATCTTGCCCTGCAGATCGTTCCCAGTCGTGTCTATGGATTTCTGATTGGTGTTTAAACTGTTCAATAGTTCTGTCATGTTTGGGAAGTATTTGTCGATCATGTCGAGTTGTTTCTTCGCCTGGGATATATCACGGGACGACTCGGATATGTTCTTCGACAGTAGTTTAGCGTTCTTCAGATCTTCTGGTATCTGATCCACGATACCGTACATGTTCACCGACTGTTTGATCTTCTGCTCCACGTCTACCACCTGATTCATAGCATTCTGAGCCACCGTCGACGAAGGTGAGGGAATATTAGAAAGAGCTTTGTCGATGTTGTCCAGTAGTTCCCTGTTGCGCTTGTTCTGGATAGTAATATAAGAAGCATCCGCTTGAGCATCGCTCAACTGATTCTCAGGCGTACCTTGCGTTTTACCCAACATGTTCCTAGCCGATTCCAATAGATAGAAGGATCCGTTTTGCGAGTTCAACACCCTTTGCTCGATACCATCCGACAAAGAGGTAGCATTTTCAGCCGCGTCCATGGCATCGTCTGCTGCTTCGCGAGCAGCCTGGATCGCAGTCTCGATGTTTTTGTAAGCGGAAACCGCTTTCACGGCATCGGTGTTCCTGGTGTCCGTCAACGAGCTGTCCAGGTCCAAGGAACGATTGTACAATCGTTCGGCGTGATCGTGAGCATTCTGAACTGGAACAATTAGATCGACCAACTGCTGATCGTTTTCCATGATggttctttttaatatttcagtgGAATCGTCTATGGCGTTCGTTTTTAACATCTCTACGTTGCGGTTCGCTTCTTCGAGATACCAACTGGCGTTCCTGTTCAGCCCTTCCCCAGCTATCAGGTCATCATTCGCCTCTGACGTGGCGTTCTTAACGATGTCGAAGTTGCCCGTCTCGGCTGCGATTCTGTTCTCCTTGTTCAACCTGTCCACCTTGCTGGCT
This region of Osmia bicornis bicornis chromosome 5, iOsmBic2.1, whole genome shotgun sequence genomic DNA includes:
- the LOC114871099 gene encoding E3 ubiquitin-protein ligase NRDP1 isoform X2 codes for the protein MGFDVNRFQGEVDEELVCPICSGVLEDPVQAPVCEHAFCRTCINEWINRQPTCPLDRTPITSAQLRAVPRILRNLLARLCISCDNIMYGCQVVVKLDSLVSHLEQCEYNPKRPMLCEQGCSLIIPKNELKDHNCVRELRNIIHSQQQKLADMKRELGEQQLQINEHKREIHLLKDFMRALRVSNPAMRAIADQMERDEVVRWSATLPRARVTRWGGMISTPDELLQTMIKRTLSEYNCPPHVIDELMENCHERKWPPGLNSLETRQNSRRQYDNYVCKRVPGKQAVLVLYCDNTHMPEDMMVEPGLVMIFAHGIE
- the LOC114871099 gene encoding E3 ubiquitin-protein ligase NRDP1 isoform X1, whose protein sequence is MGFDVNRFQGEVDEELVCPICSGVLEDPVQVSNMLQAPVCEHAFCRTCINEWINRQPTCPLDRTPITSAQLRAVPRILRNLLARLCISCDNIMYGCQVVVKLDSLVSHLEQCEYNPKRPMLCEQGCSLIIPKNELKDHNCVRELRNIIHSQQQKLADMKRELGEQQLQINEHKREIHLLKDFMRALRVSNPAMRAIADQMERDEVVRWSATLPRARVTRWGGMISTPDELLQTMIKRTLSEYNCPPHVIDELMENCHERKWPPGLNSLETRQNSRRQYDNYVCKRVPGKQAVLVLYCDNTHMPEDMMVEPGLVMIFAHGIE
- the LOC114871099 gene encoding E3 ubiquitin-protein ligase NRDP1 isoform X3, producing MLQAPVCEHAFCRTCINEWINRQPTCPLDRTPITSAQLRAVPRILRNLLARLCISCDNIMYGCQVVVKLDSLVSHLEQCEYNPKRPMLCEQGCSLIIPKNELKDHNCVRELRNIIHSQQQKLADMKRELGEQQLQINEHKREIHLLKDFMRALRVSNPAMRAIADQMERDEVVRWSATLPRARVTRWGGMISTPDELLQTMIKRTLSEYNCPPHVIDELMENCHERKWPPGLNSLETRQNSRRQYDNYVCKRVPGKQAVLVLYCDNTHMPEDMMVEPGLVMIFAHGIE